One Brassica napus cultivar Da-Ae chromosome C4, Da-Ae, whole genome shotgun sequence genomic region harbors:
- the LOC125585492 gene encoding putative transmembrane protein At3g54730 yields the protein MVLRLSGSPMPLPPPPEPPPVTFLLDLASMIAPPDLPVLPDHSGAPDLFSFILKIAEPPPVSGTATSSSACLLLVSLGVNFVMPWLPHTAVCRVQFYYILWRKSSFPPLLLGFVLKDTVFVTPLIESELVGFCCTSSLTELNSRSQSPPLSQYEAFRLWFSLPLPQCEVLLPLYEVHLPQYEVVNLLLLCSLQYICMLVFLTNISGISYRKLGDDFIKTNLGFLAFDLVGGLWSFIQFHAPSMLRISSLYSGSSRWCVVTSVAKFVAAFHAFYAAACSDSSSLCVFSDSHGFISLSSTLGISILSCLCVMYASIQCVFVSRIAFDAAVYLTSMVALLYLNNSFMVGV from the coding sequence ATGGTGCTACGTCTCTCCGGTTCGCCTATGCcccttcctcctcctccagaGCCGCCGCCGGTTACTTTTCTTCTAGATCTAGCATCCATGATCGCTCCTCCGGACCTTCCCGTCCTTCCCGACCACTCTGGTGCACCGGATCTGTTCTCCTTCATCCTCAAAATTGCAGAGCCTCCTCCTGTTTCTGGTACGGCGACCTCTAGCTCAGCTTGTTTGTTGCTCGTGTCCTTAGGAGTGAACTTTGTGATGCCTTGGCTCCCCCATACTGCTGTCTGCAGGGTTCAGTTCTACTATATCCTCTGGAGAAAGTCTAGTTTCCCTCCTTTGCTCTTAGGATTTGTTTTGAAAGATACGGTCTTTGTGACCCCCTTGATAGAGTCAGAATTGGTTGGGTTCTGTTGCACTTCAAGTCTCACTGAACTAAATTCAAGGTCCCAATCTCCTCCATTATCTCAGTATGAGGCTTTTAGGCTTTGGTTTAGCCTTCCCTTACCTCAGTGTGAGGTTCTGTTACCTCTGTATGAGGTCCATTTACCTCAGTATGAGGTCGTAAATCTACTCCTTTTGTGTTCATTGCAATATATCTGTATGTTGGTTTTCTTAACTAATATTTCAGGAATAAGCTACAGAAAATTAGGAGATGATTTCATAAAAACCAATCTTGGCTTTTTAGCTTTTGATTTGGTTGGCGGACTGTGGAGTTTCATACAATTTCACGCTCCTTCAATGCTGAGGATTTCCTCTCTATATTCAGGCTCATCAAGATGGTGCGTGGTCACCTCTGTAGCCAAATTTGTTGCTGCCTTTCATGCATTTTATGCTGCAGCTTGTTCGGACAGTAGTTCACTGTGTGTGTTTTCTGATTCCCATGGCTTCATCTCACTTTCTAGCACTTTAGGTATCTCTATCTTAAGTTGCTTATGTGTTATGTATGCGTCTATCCAGTGTGTTTTTGTTTCCCGCATAGCTTTTGATGCAGCGGTTTATCTAACCAGTATGGTTGCTTTGCTGTACTTGAACAATTCCTTCATGGTTGGAgtttaa